The following nucleotide sequence is from Cercospora beticola chromosome 2, complete sequence.
AGACTCGGGTGGACTCAGGCCTACTTGCTGTCGCCCCCTCGATCGTGGTGGCTTATCAGTCTTCTGACCTCTCGCTGTGGGCCACACCGGGATCGACAAGCACGACATCTGCTGCCTCGACTTCGCGCCCGACCGATGCGGTGAACTTACCAACGACCACGTCCGAGCCCGGTCTGAGTACTGGCGCCAAAGCAGGAATCGGCTCCGGTGTAGCTAGAGTGGTCATCGTCGGATTCATCATACTTGGACTTGTCATACGCAAACGCAGAACAGGCAGAAACGGTGATCCTTCTTCATACGCAGGCAAAGCAGAGCTCTCTGGAGAAGGCGTTCACCGGGAACTAAACGGAGAAGGAGCCGTGTACGAGAAGAGCACTTTCGTGAAGCCCGTCGAAATCGACAATGATAACCCCGTGGAACTTGATGGTGATTAGCGAGGGTGGGAAGTCGGCTCTCCGCAGAGGAATCTTACAGTATCGGAGAGGAATATCTGAGATTTGCCAGCGGCGTATGGATCTAGCGAAAGATATTAGCATGTTCGAAGCCTTGATGCGACCTACGTGGAAGTGGCCACGAGCACGAGCCGCAATCAATATTGTGCGACAATGTTTAGGGCTTGTGGAACAAAGACGAATGTCTGCTCCTCGACGCTTTTGGCTTTCTAATACACCCCTCTCGTATTCAATTGCAACTCCTGTCCTCTTGCAACTTATGACCTATCTCTCCGCCGGGAGTGGATGGGTACGGCAATGGAGCAGCTGAGTCATATAGCGGAAGGGCGTGAAGTCGTCGGAAGCGTCTCTCAGAATATTCCCAAAGTGGAACCATTCTCGTTTTGTGCTAAGTTAGGGACGAAAAGTGCACGTACCTTTCATGTGCTTGTGCGTGGTGGGCGTGGATGCGTCACAGGCAATAAAGTGTCGCCGAGAGCACCGAGGCCCCCTCCAAGATTGACCCAAAAGTCAATTTTCTGGCTGGACCCAGCAGCACTGAACCACCACAAGAGTCACACGGCGGCGGTGTGCACTTCAACTCGTGCTTCTTGACTCATCTTCTCCAGTTCACTCTCACCCTGCCCATTGAGCCATTGGCCACCATTTCTCTTAGTATTGTTCGACTCACACCTCCACCCGAACCACCGCATTGCATAGCCATTGGCTTTTGCAGACCGACTTTCAACTGCCAAACACACAGCTGTCCTCGATACCTCTAATACCACCACACACCCAATATGGCGGCCGGAGAAGCACGCACCGACGACGCCCGCGGTAGGCTATCACCGTAACAATTCGGCTTCCACAACCAGCATAACTAATACCCACCGCACAGTCCTGGGCTACGACCCTCTAATCCCACCTCAACTCCTCGAATCCGAACTTCCAGCAACCGCGACCTCCCTCTCGACTGTCCGCCGCGGCCGTCAAGAAGCCGTCGAGATCATTCACCAACGCGATGACCGTCTCCTCGTCATGGTTGGGCCCTGCTCCCTCCACGATCCCGAAGCCGCAGTCGACTACTGCACCCGCCTCGTGCAACTCGCCGACAAATTGAAAGATGATCTCTGCATTATTATGCGCGCATACTTGGAGAAGCCCCGCACAACAGTCGGCTGGAAAGGTCTGATCAACGATCCGGATATTGATGAGAGCTACCAGATCAACAAAGGACTCCGCGTCAGCAGGAAATTGTTCTGCGATTTGACGAGCCAGGGTATGCCTATTGCTTCGGAAATGTTGGATACTATCTCTCCTCAGTTCCTCGCGGATTTGATTTCTCTTGGAGCTATTGGAGCTCGTACAACAGAGTCCCAGCTTCATCGTGAGCTGGCCTCGGGTCTGTCTTTCCCGATGGGATTCAAGAACGGAACAGATGGCGGTCTTACAGTCGCCGTGGACGCCATTGGAGCTGCGGCTGCGAAACATCATTTCATGGGTGTGACGAAGCAAGGTTTGGCTGCGATCACCAAGACTGCGGGTAATCCAGACTGCTTTGTGATTCTGAGAGGTGGCACTAAGGGGACAAACTTCGATCGCGAGAGTGTTAAGGCTACGAGGGAAGCATTGAGGAAGAAGGGACTTCCGGAGGTCATGATGATCGATTGTTCGCATGGTGTGTCAAGACTGAATTAGAGTGTAAGGTGGATGTCAAGCTGACTATGGTACAGGCAATTCGCTCAAGAACCACAAGAATCAGCCCAAGGTCGCTCAGACGATCGGTGACCAGCTTCGTGAGGGCGAGACGGGCATCGTCGGTGTCATGATCGAGTCGCATCTCAACGAAGGCAACCAGAAGGCTGGCACGGCAGGTCTCGCATCGCTGCAAAAGGGTGTCTCAATCACAGATGCTTGCATTCACTGGGAGGATACCATTGctgtgctcgagcagctcgcagaTGGCGTTCGTGGCAGACGTCAAGTGTTGAAGAGCAAGGCAAATGGTGCGAATGGTTCGCACTAAGGATATCGCTGCGGAAGTTTGGCCAGGTCGTGAAGGTACACGACGTATATGGAACCGTGAACGCATGACAGGTTAAAGAATAGAGTGTCAGCGGATGCGAGCTTCGCCTCTGCGCACTTTTGGAAAAGTCGTTTCTTGCTTGACGTCTCGGGGTGCGATCTTGCTCTATACAGATATTCCTCTCGGCGCGGCGATATTGGCATTCTAGCAGCGTATCACATTTGCTGCCATATTGCTCTTTCGCGTTCCGCCGCGCTTCTCACATTTTCAACCCCAGTCAGCAACTGTCACTAGTGATATGCGTCGCGCAGCGATGCCATACCACTCGTGCCCTGTATGCTTCTCATCTCTCATCTCTTCGTTATCACTCTTTCGCACTCATCGCACGTCGCTTTTGGCGTCTCATGCCTCGCCTCTGTTCTCTTCCGCTCCTTTTCCACTCGTGTTCACCCATCTCATGACGCTGTCCAGATGCCTGCAAAAGTCTCGCCGACACAATCGAGGTTCGTCCAGCCCCTCATACTGGCAAATCCTTATGTTTCCTCTCATCCGCTCCAGCTTTATCTCCCGCAACATTCAGCGCTTTGGCAATGTATGGCCCCACCACAGGTACATTATACGCGAACCCGGCAATCGTTTTGAAGAACTCTCCAAAGAGGATGAACATTCTGCGCACCCAAATATCAGCAATGACACCCAGAACCTGACCATCCCCCAACATTCCCCTTGTTCCTCCTGCTCCACGGCGTGTGATGCTTGTTCGACTCACCCATAACACTGCACCCCAAATCCAACAAAAGGCCATCTCATCAAAATCAACAGTATCCCCGTCCAAAACGCTGCTGTTCCCCTCCATTTCTGTCTTCGGGCGAAAAAGGCGAAGGTTCGTTGGGGACCGAGGAGGAGCGTTatgccgatgaggaagaggatgtcgCCCATGGCGAGGAGGGCGCGATCAAACAGCAGGATGAGGCcgaagagaaggaagaagccgCCTAGAAGATCAATGTCAGTGGAGGGACTTTGGGAGGGGGGATGTAGCGTGCTTGGTGATAGCGAAGGAGGCTTACCTACCGCCTGTGCAGAATGCGACGCCGACCTCTGTGAATGAGCAAAGATGTTATTAGTGCATGCTCATTGTCGTGCAGCTGTTGCATCTCAATGGGACCGGGAGAAGTATGTACTTTGACCATCTGATAGCCAGTATGTAGGCATGTTGGCGGATGTGATCGGATCTCTTGGGTGCAATTCTTGTTCTGTATGCGCCAAGTATGGTGCTGTGCTTCGAAGCGGAGAATGTGAATGTGACGGCGGAAAGGAACAGTTGAGGCGTTGCAAACAGTTGTCGCGATGCCGACGCTCCTTTTTCGTGCTGGGAAGACGTGTCGAGATGCGCGGCCGTGACGAGTTTGTCCGAAGTTTTCCCGGGGTCGAGGACAGGGGTCTTTGGTGAGCTTCAACTTCATCTGTCTGTTGCTTTCGTACTGCgactcttcttcagcagaaCTTGGCAGCGCTTCTGCACACCAGCCGTCCAAGCTATTGCATCTGTCCCTAGCAATGTCCCTTCTGTTGCGTTGACGTAGTCGTCTGCGCTGATTGGCAATGATGGCAAGCAAATATGTGCATCCCACTACAACTTGTCGCGTGCAGGCGTTGCCACATTCTGATCACTAAGCGCACAGCAGTAACCTGGATATCGCAGCTCCGGCTGTACGCGGATAGTCTGTATTGCGCACACATCTGTTGCAAGTCATGTTTGTTCGATATTTGCTAAGTTCTGTTGTTCTACCATCTTAGCTTATATCAACCTATCTCCAAGATAGATTCGTTCAAGAATTGTGGCCACCATGACTGTCACCCAAGGATCACTCCACATCTCCGACAACAAAGGTGTTGGCACCAACCGAAGCGGGCTCCCTGCTCGGCTCCCAGCAGACTTTCTATCTGACTTCCCTAAACTGTCGAAAGAACAAGCTGGCCACCTGCGGCACTTCCACAATCTGGCATCACATGGGCGGCCAAGACCCCGGTCAAGAGTGGAATGATGCTTACCGTTACCAGCTAGCAACCATGGCATATGCCGCCGGTGTTGCCCACTTTCATCGCCTTCCTGCTCTACGATCTGCCTTTAAATGCCTAATCGAACAGCTCATCCATAAGATGCTACGTAGAGACGTCTGGAGCTACTGGTACCTGACCAGTCAGAGCGGAAAATTCGTGGACCCCGACATAGTTGAGATGCGCAAGCCATGGGCTGATCCGAACAAGGAGGAGAATATCATGGTGAGTATGGCAAAACGTCAAGATGATCTCAACGAGACATGACATTCTTCTTATCAAGTACTCCGGACATCTCCTCCTCATGGTTTCATTGCACGCCATGCTGTTCGATGACGACAAGTACGACCAACCTGAGGCACTCACTTTCGATTGGGATCCGATATTCTGGGGCTTTGGACCAGAGATGTTCACGTATGCCAGAAGCTCCCTCCAAGAAGCCATTCTTACCGAAATGGAACGGCATCAATGGAAGGGTGTCTGCTGTGAGCCGAACAGCATTTTCATCGTGTGCAACCAATTCCCGGTAAGGCATCAGAGCAACTTTGAGCGCTTGGGATCCTTTGCTCACGGCTATCAGATCATTGCTATGCGGTATAATGATGTTCGCGCCGGAACAAACGTAGTCGACAAGGTGCTAAAAAACTACACTGCAGCGTGGGAGGAACATGGCGGCTTCCTGCAAGGCAATAAGTTCGTCCATAGCTGGTACATGGTGAAGCAAGAACGTATAGTTCCTGGTAACATCGGAACCACCGCCTGGTAAGACAAAATAAGAATACTCAAACGTGCCAGCCTGGTCTGCTGACGCGACGGAAGGACATCTGCATTCATGAACAGCTGGAACTCTCGGCTTGTCCGTTCCACGTTCCCAGCCCAATCCGTAGGGTTCTTCACAAAAGCTGCCAATGGCAGGATCAATCTGAACAGCACTACCGTAGCCATGATCATTCGCAAGCTCGTCAAGACTGAGAACGCAGATCCACAAGCCTGGAGCACAAAACGAAAAGCCCAAGAATTAGCCAAACAAACGAAGGCAgtgcctccaccacctttcGCGGTACCAATCTTCGGCTACGTTGCGCAATGGGTCTCAGAAATCGGCGACCCATCCCTTACTGA
It contains:
- the AMT16_1 gene encoding Phospho-2-dehydro-3-deoxyheptonate aldolase amt16, with amino-acid sequence MAAGEARTDDARVLGYDPLIPPQLLESELPATATSLSTVRRGRQEAVEIIHQRDDRLLVMVGPCSLHDPEAAVDYCTRLVQLADKLKDDLCIIMRAYLEKPRTTVGWKGLINDPDIDESYQINKGLRVSRKLFCDLTSQGMPIASEMLDTISPQFLADLISLGAIGARTTESQLHRELASGLSFPMGFKNGTDGGLTVAVDAIGAAAAKHHFMGVTKQGLAAITKTAGNPDCFVILRGGTKGTNFDRESVKATREALRKKGLPEVMMIDCSHGNSLKNHKNQPKVAQTIGDQLREGETGIVGVMIESHLNEGNQKAGTAGLASLQKGVSITDACIHWEDTIAVLEQLADGVRGRRQVLKSKANGANGSH